One window of Quercus robur chromosome 5, dhQueRobu3.1, whole genome shotgun sequence genomic DNA carries:
- the LOC126726246 gene encoding germin-like protein subfamily 1 member 7 isoform X4 has product MMKGVSFFVTVAILALASSLASAYDPSPLQDFCVAINDIKSGVFVNGKFCKDPAMVSANDFFFSGLNIPGNTENKVGSNVTLVNVDKLAGLNTLGISLARLDFAPYGLNPPHTHPRGTELLVVIEGTLLVGFVTSNPNKLFTKVLNKGDVFVFPIGLIHFQFNIGKTAALAFAGLSSQNPGVITIANAVFGSVPPINPDVLIKAFQLDKNVVEYLQKAFAPN; this is encoded by the exons gtgtttctttctttgtgactgtggccattttggccttgGCATCCTCCTTGGCTTCTGCCTATGACCCAAGTCCTTTGCAAGACTTCTGTGTCGCAATTAACGACATCAAATCTGGTG TGTTtgtgaatggaaaattttgcaaggaCCCTGCAATGGTCTCAgcaaatgattttttcttctctggaCTTAATATTCCTGGAAACACCGAAAACAAAGTCGGATCAAATGTCACTCTTGTGAACGTCGACAAATTAGCAGGCCTCAACACTCTAGGCATATCTTTGGCTCGCCTTGACTTTGCACCATATGGCCTGAATCCACCTCACACTCATCCTCGCGGCACTGAGCTTTTGGTAGTCATTGAGGGTACTCTCTTAGTTGGATTTGTTACATCCAACCCAAACAAACTCTTCACCAAAGTTCTAAACAAGGGAGATGTCTTTGTATTCCCAATTGGTCTCATTCACTTCCAATTCAACATAGGGAAGACTGCTGCTCTTGCCTTTGCTGGTCTTAGCAGCCAAAATCCTGGGGTGATCACCATAGCAAACGCGGTCTTTGGATCTGTTCCTCCCATCAATCCTGATGTTCTCATCAAGGCCTTCCAACTAGACAAGAATGTAGTGGAATATCTTCAAAAAGCATTCGCGCCAAACTAG